The following coding sequences are from one Lipingzhangella halophila window:
- a CDS encoding glycerol-3-phosphate dehydrogenase/oxidase: MTTRNTTPQPVHPAREHARSELTRGPFDLLVIGGGILGTSVAWQATQAGLRVAMVDAGDFAGATSSASSKLVHGGLRYLQTGNVRLVAENHRERRALSSDVAPHLVNPMPFLVPVYKGGPHGAAKTAAGVFLYSALSAFGDGLGRVVSPERARRLAPGLRTADLKTVATYHDHQMNDSRVAIMTVRAAVEAGAVALNHAPVVGLRTTHGRVCGADLRDTVTGAEFGVNAQLVLNATGPWVDHLRRMEDPAAAPSVRMSKGAHVVLKTDQPWRAALTIPLDTHRVSFAIPWEGHLLLGTTDEEYTRDPADVGVLQRDIDQILGEAGTAISDDVLDPAQIRYAFAGLRVLPAGGGSTSAAKRETVVTRGRGGMLSIAGGKWTTYRHIGRLVLDRLRKERSVPLSEDMAPPLRTVPLPGLGQPEAVAHRLLADRQPPARLDPLVARHLASHYGNVALDIAELVRADPALGERVHPDGPDIWAQVVYAREHEWAVTVDDVLRRRTTVTVRGLDTGEVRDRTAALLEPLAR; this comes from the coding sequence GTGACGACGAGGAACACGACACCCCAGCCTGTCCACCCGGCCCGCGAACACGCGCGCTCGGAGCTCACCCGCGGGCCGTTCGACCTCCTCGTCATCGGCGGCGGCATCCTCGGCACGTCAGTGGCGTGGCAGGCCACCCAGGCCGGCCTGCGGGTGGCCATGGTCGACGCCGGAGACTTCGCCGGCGCCACCTCCAGCGCCTCCTCGAAGCTGGTGCACGGCGGGCTCCGGTATCTGCAGACGGGCAATGTCAGGCTGGTGGCCGAGAACCACCGGGAGAGGCGCGCCCTCTCCAGCGACGTCGCCCCGCACCTCGTCAACCCGATGCCCTTCCTGGTCCCGGTGTACAAGGGCGGCCCGCACGGAGCGGCGAAGACGGCGGCCGGGGTGTTCCTCTATTCCGCGCTGTCGGCGTTCGGCGACGGCCTGGGCCGCGTCGTCTCGCCCGAGCGCGCCCGCCGGCTCGCTCCGGGCCTGCGGACCGCCGACCTGAAGACCGTCGCCACGTACCACGACCACCAGATGAACGACAGCCGCGTCGCGATCATGACCGTCCGCGCCGCTGTCGAGGCAGGGGCGGTAGCGCTCAACCACGCCCCGGTGGTCGGGCTGCGCACCACGCACGGCAGGGTCTGCGGAGCCGACCTGCGCGACACGGTCACCGGCGCGGAGTTCGGCGTCAACGCGCAACTTGTGCTGAACGCGACCGGCCCGTGGGTCGACCACCTGCGCAGGATGGAGGACCCGGCGGCCGCGCCGAGCGTGCGGATGTCCAAGGGCGCGCACGTGGTCCTCAAGACCGACCAGCCGTGGCGCGCGGCGCTGACCATCCCCCTGGACACCCACCGGGTGTCCTTCGCCATCCCGTGGGAAGGGCACCTCCTGCTGGGGACCACCGACGAGGAGTACACCCGGGACCCCGCGGATGTCGGCGTCCTGCAGCGCGACATCGACCAGATCCTCGGCGAAGCGGGCACCGCCATCAGCGACGACGTCCTCGATCCGGCGCAGATCCGCTACGCGTTCGCCGGGCTGCGGGTGCTCCCCGCTGGAGGCGGGTCCACCAGCGCCGCCAAGCGCGAGACCGTCGTGACACGCGGGCGCGGCGGCATGCTCTCGATCGCGGGCGGCAAATGGACGACCTACCGCCACATCGGCCGCCTGGTGCTCGACCGGTTGCGCAAGGAGCGCTCGGTCCCGCTCTCCGAGGACATGGCCCCGCCCCTACGGACGGTCCCGCTGCCCGGGCTGGGCCAGCCAGAGGCCGTCGCGCACCGGCTGCTGGCCGACCGGCAGCCGCCCGCGCGGCTGGACCCACTCGTCGCGCGCCACCTCGCCTCGCACTACGGCAACGTCGCGCTGGACATCGCCGAGCTCGTGCGTGCGGACCCCGCCCTGGGCGAGCGCGTACACCCCGACGGCCCCGACATCTGGGCGCAGGTGGTCTACGCCCGGGAGCACGAGTGGGCGGTCACCGTGGACGACGTGCTGCGCCGCCGGACCACTGTCACGGTGCGCGGCCTGGACACCGGCGAGGTGCGCGACCGGACCGCGGCGCTCCTGGAGCCGCTGGCACGCTGA
- a CDS encoding GTP-binding protein → MNDSPQLSTKIIVAGGFGAGKTTFVSTVSEIPPVRTEALVSAASTGIDDLSHTPDKTSTTVAMDFGRISLDTDLALYLFGTPGQQRFWFMWDDLVRGALGAVILADVRRLDESFQALDYFEKQYRVPFMVAVNTFDNAPLYGIEDLRDALDLNPGTPIAWCDARDHNSVVSVLVTLVRHSMAVEARRRQNLDPWPGGAGSPAPA, encoded by the coding sequence GTGAACGACTCTCCCCAGCTCTCCACCAAGATCATCGTTGCCGGCGGTTTCGGCGCTGGCAAGACAACGTTCGTGAGCACGGTGTCGGAAATCCCGCCGGTGCGCACCGAAGCCCTCGTTTCGGCCGCGAGCACGGGGATTGACGACCTCTCCCATACCCCCGACAAGACGAGCACCACCGTCGCCATGGACTTCGGGCGGATCTCGCTCGATACCGACCTTGCTCTCTACCTGTTCGGCACCCCGGGCCAGCAGCGGTTCTGGTTCATGTGGGACGACCTCGTGCGCGGCGCGCTCGGCGCGGTCATCCTGGCCGATGTCCGCCGTCTCGACGAGTCTTTCCAGGCGCTGGACTACTTCGAGAAGCAGTACCGCGTTCCGTTCATGGTTGCGGTCAACACCTTCGACAACGCGCCCCTCTACGGGATCGAGGACCTGCGGGACGCCCTCGACCTCAACCCCGGTACGCCGATCGCGTGGTGTGACGCCCGCGACCACAACTCGGTGGTCAGTGTGCTGGTCACGCTTGTCAGACACTCGATGGCGGTCGAGGCGCGGCGCCGCCAGAACCTCGACCCCTGGCCCGGCGGCGCGGGAAGCCCCGCACCGGCGTAA
- the hisS gene encoding histidine--tRNA ligase — MSDQRVIRPTPISGFPEWLPEIRSVEQRWLDHIRAGFERYGFASVETPSVENLDVLLAKGETSQEVYTLHRLQADSGDDSDAKLGLRFDLTVPLARYVAQHFNDLVFPFKRYQIQRVWRGERPQEGRYREFTQCDIDVINVDQVPLHFDAELPRIAHEVLSGLDIPAWTISINNRKVLQGCYEGLGIGEPLAVIRAVDKLHKIGEDGVRDILTSELGLTEEQVKVCLELARIKGADSSIVDDVRRLGVQSDLLTQGLDELAFVLDSLSDLPSGSVVADLSIARGLDYYTGTVYEAGFDDDPGYGSICAGGRYEDLAGQFIRRNLPGVGISIGLTRIFAKLVAEGRVEGGRSCPTDVMVAVPAADRRDEALRTATTLRERGFNTEVFHQASRIGKQIQYASRKGIPFVWFPPFEDGKPHEVKDMATGEQGDADPATWTRPV; from the coding sequence ATGTCCGACCAGCGCGTCATCCGCCCGACACCCATCAGCGGCTTCCCGGAATGGCTGCCGGAGATCCGTTCCGTGGAACAGCGCTGGCTGGACCATATCCGCGCCGGGTTCGAACGTTACGGGTTCGCCTCGGTCGAGACACCGTCGGTGGAGAATCTCGACGTTCTGCTGGCCAAAGGGGAGACCTCGCAAGAGGTGTACACGCTGCACCGGCTGCAGGCCGACAGCGGCGACGACTCCGATGCCAAGCTGGGGCTGCGTTTCGACCTGACCGTGCCGTTGGCGCGCTACGTGGCCCAGCACTTCAACGACCTGGTGTTCCCGTTCAAGCGCTACCAGATCCAACGCGTCTGGCGCGGAGAGCGCCCGCAGGAGGGCCGGTACCGGGAGTTCACCCAGTGCGACATCGACGTGATCAACGTCGACCAGGTACCCCTGCACTTCGACGCCGAGCTGCCGCGCATCGCGCACGAGGTGCTGTCCGGGCTGGACATTCCCGCCTGGACGATCAGCATCAACAACCGCAAGGTGCTCCAGGGCTGCTACGAGGGCCTGGGCATCGGCGAACCACTCGCGGTGATCCGCGCCGTTGACAAGCTGCACAAGATCGGCGAGGACGGTGTCCGCGACATTCTCACCAGCGAGCTCGGCCTGACCGAGGAGCAGGTGAAGGTCTGCCTGGAGCTCGCCCGCATCAAGGGGGCCGACTCCTCGATCGTCGACGACGTGCGCCGCCTCGGCGTGCAGTCCGACCTGCTCACCCAAGGGCTCGACGAACTCGCGTTCGTCCTGGACTCGCTGTCGGACCTTCCCTCGGGCAGCGTCGTGGCCGACCTGTCGATCGCCCGGGGCCTCGACTACTACACAGGCACCGTCTACGAGGCCGGGTTCGACGACGACCCCGGCTACGGCAGCATCTGCGCCGGTGGCCGCTACGAGGATCTCGCGGGCCAGTTCATCCGCCGCAACCTGCCCGGGGTCGGAATCTCGATCGGCCTGACCCGAATCTTCGCCAAGCTGGTCGCCGAAGGACGCGTCGAAGGGGGACGGAGCTGCCCCACTGACGTCATGGTCGCCGTCCCCGCTGCCGACCGCCGCGACGAGGCGCTGCGTACCGCCACGACACTGCGCGAACGCGGCTTCAACACCGAGGTGTTCCACCAGGCGTCCCGGATCGGCAAGCAGATCCAGTACGCCTCGCGCAAGGGCATCCCCTTCGTCTGGTTCCCCCCGTTCGAGGACGGCAAGCCGCACGAGGTGAAGGACATGGCAACAGGGGAACAAGGCGACGCCGACCCCGCCACCTGGACCCGACCGGTGTGA
- a CDS encoding ATP-binding protein yields MSPPPHNLPSPADDFIGRERDVSDICQLLGNLGLVSLTGTGGIGKTRLAVNVAERLMHRIDDGARFVDLSDATTTEQVGRTVARALRVMENPDRAATDAIITALRPQHVLLVLDTCERAVEPIAELCREILEHCPNVRILATTRQPLRVAGECVWRVPPLSMPVRPTPTEARGGALVPLPRRDALRYEAVRLFINRAHAARTGFQLTRENAGHVVEICRMLDGVPLAIELAAARVRVLSAEQILHRLDDRFRLLATNDRELPARQRTMRGVLEWSHALLTERERVLFRRLSVFSAWDLDLAEDVCNGAPIGDTEVPELHSSLLDKSLVVVDAEADGTVYYRLPDTVRAYAAERLAASGEQEALWDRYLRSTVTRLEAAEDAACAPLPWAERKRLLHRQDHFRENTERLLSWALDHGRIEGGLRVSAALRSYWIVRDLVIEGTAYLRKLLGTDADAQPSAVRTRALAVYAELALSVEAPHTVSAAARQALDAAHRTNDPGAAGNALLTLAIVAERTGDDLEAGQRHANEALDLAVRLPAHITEIGALRVLAHLAARRGGICESERLLERAIAVSERIGDRWNEARCLNTLGMTALRRGDLDTASGRLNKALQVFDELGVAPETARCTAGLGHVDVARGDIASARERLAECLRMSVRSGRRIAVARGLEALAELAITEGQMERAASLTGAASSLRSALGQPWAREGKLFSRIEQDLSRDTAIKAWEMWRTLPLGQVIENALAFPAPRRPPAPVLTRREKEIAALVGAGLTNRQIAENLIISQATAARHIANIFRKMALSSRAQLAEWARRHGLT; encoded by the coding sequence ATGTCACCTCCCCCCCATAACCTGCCCAGTCCCGCGGACGACTTCATCGGACGCGAGCGCGACGTATCCGACATCTGCCAACTCCTCGGCAATCTAGGCTTGGTCTCCCTCACCGGGACGGGGGGCATCGGCAAGACCCGGCTGGCCGTCAACGTCGCCGAACGGCTAATGCACCGGATCGACGACGGCGCCCGGTTCGTCGACCTGAGCGACGCCACCACCACCGAACAGGTCGGCCGGACCGTCGCGCGCGCCCTGCGGGTCATGGAGAACCCCGACCGCGCCGCGACCGACGCCATCATCACCGCATTGCGACCGCAGCATGTTCTGCTGGTCCTCGACACCTGCGAGCGGGCCGTCGAGCCGATCGCCGAGCTGTGCCGCGAGATCCTGGAACACTGCCCGAACGTACGGATCCTGGCCACAACCCGGCAGCCGTTGCGTGTGGCGGGAGAGTGCGTCTGGCGGGTCCCTCCGCTCTCGATGCCGGTCCGGCCGACACCCACCGAAGCCCGCGGCGGCGCCCTCGTGCCCCTCCCCCGCCGCGACGCCCTGCGCTACGAGGCCGTCCGGCTGTTCATCAACCGCGCGCACGCGGCCCGCACCGGTTTCCAGTTGACCCGGGAGAACGCGGGCCACGTCGTCGAGATCTGCCGAATGCTCGACGGTGTCCCCCTCGCCATCGAGCTCGCCGCCGCACGGGTCCGGGTGCTCTCCGCGGAGCAGATCCTGCACCGCCTGGACGACCGGTTCAGGCTTCTCGCGACGAACGACCGGGAGCTGCCGGCCCGCCAGCGCACCATGCGGGGAGTCCTGGAGTGGAGCCACGCGCTGCTGACCGAGCGCGAACGCGTGCTGTTCCGCAGGCTGTCGGTGTTCTCCGCGTGGGACCTCGACCTCGCCGAGGACGTGTGCAACGGCGCCCCCATCGGCGACACGGAGGTGCCGGAGCTGCACAGCTCCCTGCTCGACAAGTCGCTGGTCGTCGTGGACGCCGAGGCCGACGGCACCGTCTACTATCGGCTGCCCGACACAGTGCGCGCTTACGCGGCCGAGCGGCTTGCCGCGTCCGGTGAGCAGGAGGCGCTGTGGGACCGGTACCTGCGCAGCACGGTCACCCGGCTGGAGGCGGCCGAGGACGCCGCCTGCGCCCCCCTGCCGTGGGCAGAACGCAAACGCCTCCTGCACCGCCAGGACCATTTCCGGGAGAACACCGAACGTCTCCTCTCCTGGGCGCTGGACCACGGCCGGATCGAGGGCGGGCTGCGGGTCAGTGCGGCACTGCGCTCCTACTGGATCGTCCGGGACCTGGTCATCGAGGGCACCGCGTACCTGCGCAAGCTGCTCGGCACCGACGCGGACGCGCAGCCATCGGCGGTCCGCACGCGCGCTCTCGCTGTGTACGCCGAACTCGCGCTCAGCGTGGAGGCGCCGCACACCGTCAGCGCGGCGGCGAGGCAGGCTCTGGACGCCGCCCACCGCACCAACGACCCCGGGGCGGCGGGCAACGCGCTGCTCACCCTCGCCATCGTCGCCGAGCGCACCGGCGACGACCTGGAGGCGGGGCAACGCCACGCGAACGAGGCGCTCGACCTCGCCGTCCGGCTTCCCGCCCACATCACCGAGATCGGAGCGCTGCGCGTCCTCGCGCACCTGGCCGCGCGGCGTGGCGGCATCTGCGAGTCCGAAAGACTCCTGGAGCGCGCCATCGCCGTGTCCGAGCGCATCGGGGACCGGTGGAACGAGGCCCGTTGCCTGAACACCCTTGGTATGACCGCCCTCCGGCGCGGTGATCTCGACACGGCGTCCGGGCGGCTCAACAAGGCGCTGCAGGTCTTCGACGAGCTCGGCGTGGCCCCCGAGACCGCCCGGTGCACCGCCGGTCTGGGCCACGTCGACGTCGCCCGCGGCGACATCGCGTCGGCCCGCGAACGGCTCGCCGAGTGCCTGCGGATGAGTGTGCGCTCCGGGCGCAGAATCGCCGTGGCCCGCGGTCTGGAGGCCCTGGCCGAACTCGCGATCACCGAAGGGCAGATGGAGCGCGCCGCGTCGCTCACGGGCGCCGCGAGCTCGCTGCGGTCGGCGCTGGGCCAGCCCTGGGCACGCGAGGGCAAACTGTTCAGCCGGATCGAGCAGGACCTGTCCCGCGACACCGCCATAAAGGCGTGGGAGATGTGGCGCACCCTCCCACTGGGCCAGGTGATCGAGAACGCGCTGGCCTTCCCCGCACCCCGCAGACCCCCCGCCCCGGTGCTGACGCGCCGCGAGAAGGAGATCGCGGCACTGGTCGGGGCGGGCCTGACCAACCGGCAGATCGCCGAGAACCTGATCATCAGCCAGGCCACCGCGGCCCGGCACATCGCCAACATCTTCCGCAAGATGGCGCTCTCGTCCCGCGCCCAGCTCGCTGAGTGGGCCCGCAGACACGGCCTCACCTGA
- a CDS encoding LuxR C-terminal-related transcriptional regulator: MMAPQSAPARQNLPPETSNLVGRERDLSDLLRLLDSNRVVTLCGVSGIGKTRMALRVAAQATASFPDGVWFAELAEATTRQEVIARIAQAVGVVEENGREPAGTLVDALRGRHLLLILDGCDEVTGDVAAVGRVLLDANPSISLLLTSDDPVRIGSEAIWSVPPLALPQRTDEPSLNDSEAVRLFIERFQGPGSTVCPHQLRTIADLCHRLDGIPLCIELVAAWARHGSLNEIADLLAGHLPRSTGNGRSTDRQKILDAVLGWSHALLGTDEQALFRRLAIFPTWDLELAERVCSDDLLPEANILDAASTLVDRSLITLTGEHQGRVRYQLPRAVHRFAAERLTETAEVETTRIRHREQMMRLVEELGRVAVLGRAMPWAERHSVWQRVGAEYDNVLRALHWSAERGDAEEGLRMCAGLHRLWVSDRRLSEGAFWSDLFLRMDDERGPLHGRVLARRAEIAWLRYDFQLAKETGEEALRLCCTANDTESVLLTLNLLALTDMRADDNERASERLTEALNLARDNGDLWYEAMALSVQGALAARQGDYPSADMLYSTALLIQRGMDHRWGVGSTLVGHAIVAEAQHDLDAADRCYREALDIQRDIGVVPELARCLAGVGRIAHAQGATAQAYDYLSESLLLSQSTGQRAGVARSLASVAQLAASDGFTEGAHRLSGASTGIRESIGLPTFWSLRPHQEQIPESGPGEQSSWWYEGYELSIDEAVAMALRIAEAGRVPRPRTPAPPGPAPSTDILTRREREIAQHVAGGSSNREIAAALFITQSTVARHIANINRKTGFRSRKQIATWISEDNEDPGETSGAP; the protein is encoded by the coding sequence ATGATGGCACCACAGTCCGCGCCAGCGCGGCAGAATCTTCCCCCAGAGACCTCCAATCTCGTTGGCCGGGAACGCGATCTCAGCGATCTGCTCCGGCTGCTGGATTCCAACCGCGTGGTGACACTGTGTGGCGTTAGTGGAATAGGCAAGACCAGAATGGCGCTGCGGGTCGCGGCGCAGGCCACCGCGTCCTTTCCCGACGGAGTGTGGTTCGCCGAGCTCGCCGAGGCCACCACCCGCCAGGAGGTCATCGCACGGATCGCCCAGGCTGTGGGCGTGGTCGAGGAGAACGGCCGCGAACCGGCCGGAACCCTCGTCGACGCGCTTCGCGGGCGCCACCTGCTGCTCATCCTCGACGGCTGCGACGAGGTCACCGGTGATGTCGCCGCTGTCGGACGGGTGCTACTCGACGCCAACCCGTCGATCTCCCTCCTGCTCACCAGCGACGACCCGGTACGCATCGGGAGCGAGGCGATCTGGTCCGTACCGCCTCTCGCGCTACCGCAGCGCACGGACGAGCCCTCCCTCAACGACTCCGAGGCCGTCCGGCTGTTCATCGAGCGCTTCCAGGGACCGGGTTCCACGGTCTGTCCGCACCAGCTTCGGACGATCGCCGATCTCTGCCACCGCCTCGACGGCATCCCCCTGTGCATCGAGCTGGTCGCCGCATGGGCGCGGCACGGGTCACTGAACGAGATCGCTGATCTGCTCGCCGGGCATCTCCCGCGGTCCACCGGGAACGGGCGAAGCACCGACCGCCAGAAGATCCTCGACGCCGTCCTGGGCTGGAGCCACGCGCTTCTGGGAACGGACGAGCAGGCGCTGTTCCGCCGGCTCGCGATCTTCCCCACCTGGGACCTGGAGCTGGCCGAACGGGTGTGCTCGGACGACCTGCTTCCCGAGGCCAACATTCTCGACGCCGCCTCGACCCTGGTCGACCGTTCGCTGATCACCCTCACCGGGGAGCACCAGGGCCGGGTCCGCTACCAGCTGCCACGGGCGGTCCACCGGTTCGCCGCCGAGCGCCTGACCGAAACAGCGGAGGTCGAGACGACCCGCATCCGCCACCGTGAGCAGATGATGCGCCTCGTCGAGGAGCTGGGGCGGGTGGCGGTACTCGGCCGGGCCATGCCGTGGGCGGAGCGGCACAGTGTCTGGCAGCGCGTCGGCGCCGAGTACGACAACGTGCTCCGGGCGCTGCACTGGTCCGCTGAGCGCGGCGACGCCGAGGAAGGGCTGCGCATGTGCGCCGGCCTGCACCGCCTGTGGGTGAGTGACCGCCGGCTCAGCGAGGGTGCCTTCTGGAGTGACCTCTTCCTGCGCATGGACGACGAGCGCGGCCCCCTGCACGGCCGGGTGCTGGCTCGCCGTGCCGAGATCGCCTGGCTGCGGTACGACTTCCAGCTCGCCAAGGAGACCGGTGAGGAGGCGCTGCGGCTGTGCTGCACGGCCAACGACACCGAGTCCGTGCTTCTCACGCTGAACCTGCTCGCCCTTACCGACATGCGCGCCGACGACAACGAGCGCGCGTCCGAACGGCTTACCGAGGCGCTGAATCTCGCCCGCGACAACGGCGACCTGTGGTACGAGGCCATGGCCCTCAGCGTCCAGGGAGCCCTCGCTGCCCGCCAGGGCGACTATCCGAGCGCCGACATGCTCTACAGCACGGCGCTGCTGATCCAGCGCGGCATGGACCACCGGTGGGGCGTCGGAAGCACGCTGGTCGGCCACGCGATCGTCGCCGAGGCGCAGCACGACCTGGACGCCGCGGACCGCTGCTACCGCGAGGCGCTCGACATCCAGCGCGACATCGGTGTTGTGCCCGAGCTGGCCCGCTGCCTGGCGGGCGTGGGCCGGATCGCACACGCCCAGGGCGCCACCGCCCAGGCCTACGACTACCTCAGCGAGAGCCTGCTCCTCAGCCAGAGCACCGGGCAGCGGGCGGGAGTGGCGCGGTCGCTGGCCTCGGTCGCACAACTGGCCGCCAGCGACGGCTTCACCGAAGGCGCGCACAGGCTCTCGGGGGCGTCCACCGGTATCCGGGAGTCCATCGGGCTGCCCACTTTCTGGTCACTGCGGCCGCACCAGGAGCAGATCCCCGAGTCCGGACCCGGTGAGCAGTCGTCGTGGTGGTACGAGGGATACGAACTCAGCATTGACGAGGCTGTCGCTATGGCGCTCCGCATCGCGGAGGCCGGCCGGGTGCCGCGTCCCCGGACGCCGGCTCCGCCCGGGCCCGCCCCGTCCACAGACATCCTGACGCGCCGGGAGCGCGAGATCGCGCAGCACGTCGCCGGGGGCAGCAGCAACCGCGAGATCGCCGCGGCACTGTTCATCACACAGTCCACGGTCGCGCGGCACATCGCCAACATCAATCGAAAAACCGGATTCCGATCGCGCAAGCAGATCGCGACCTGGATCAGCGAGGACAACGAGGACCCCGGGGAAACATCCGGGGCACCATAA
- a CDS encoding AMP-binding protein: MGPLTTGLLNKLRRRGSIATVSEAGGPRTDARVFARTVERAAMGLASRGVWPGDVVAILAPVSPARLTAVYTVLAVGGVALPLEKNGTIDTDTQIEVLTETDTRLLLVTSPLATAALEMAERSRVRQVIAFGSAPETTPFEELLESSADSAPRCPAHDAFDSGIVGYQATGGGVVTTLYGQADLLDRFRQFDAELDLRHGDVVAVESGMPEPSRTALAALALWHGVSVVTIATESEPEIRRVLATAGATVRGAPVPTRVATRN, translated from the coding sequence GTGGGGCCGCTCACCACGGGTCTGCTCAATAAGCTGCGGCGTCGCGGCAGCATCGCCACCGTTTCCGAAGCCGGGGGCCCGAGGACCGATGCACGCGTCTTCGCGCGCACCGTCGAGCGCGCCGCCATGGGGCTGGCATCGCGGGGGGTCTGGCCCGGCGACGTCGTGGCGATCCTGGCACCGGTCTCTCCCGCGCGGCTCACCGCGGTCTACACGGTGCTGGCGGTCGGCGGTGTCGCGCTTCCGCTGGAGAAGAACGGGACCATTGACACCGACACCCAGATCGAGGTCCTCACCGAGACCGATACCCGGCTCCTGCTGGTGACATCCCCGTTGGCAACGGCCGCGCTGGAGATGGCCGAACGGTCAAGGGTCCGCCAGGTCATCGCGTTCGGCTCAGCGCCCGAGACCACGCCGTTCGAGGAACTGCTGGAGTCCAGCGCCGACAGCGCGCCCCGATGTCCCGCGCACGACGCGTTCGACAGCGGGATAGTGGGGTACCAGGCCACCGGAGGCGGCGTCGTCACGACGCTCTACGGTCAGGCCGACCTACTCGATCGGTTCCGCCAGTTCGACGCCGAGCTCGACCTCCGCCACGGCGACGTCGTCGCCGTCGAGTCGGGCATGCCCGAGCCCAGCCGGACGGCGCTGGCCGCGCTCGCGCTGTGGCACGGCGTCTCAGTGGTCACCATCGCCACCGAGTCCGAACCGGAGATCCGGCGTGTCCTGGCGACGGCCGGCGCGACTGTGCGCGGGGCACCCGTCCCCACCCGAGTCGCCACCCGGAACTGA
- a CDS encoding ATP-binding protein: MTDSQRVDEYAAVDPFEAPMLDTPTLDAAEELSDVATDHTVWSCVGNLTAVRSIRARVREFLEKTAYPAALVDDTELAASELATNALLHSRSGQVGGIMTLFIRTERDRVRVAVADQGEKSGARDSASDEPRSENGDYGRGKLIIESCSSRCGEYWTDHTHVAWFEIDIVQE, translated from the coding sequence ATGACCGATTCGCAGCGAGTAGACGAATACGCCGCTGTCGACCCCTTCGAAGCTCCTATGCTGGACACCCCCACGCTGGACGCCGCGGAGGAACTCTCCGATGTCGCCACGGACCACACGGTGTGGAGCTGTGTCGGCAACCTGACAGCGGTGCGGTCCATCCGGGCCCGGGTCCGCGAGTTCCTGGAGAAGACCGCCTATCCGGCCGCGCTCGTGGACGACACCGAGCTCGCGGCCAGTGAGCTCGCGACCAACGCGCTGCTGCACTCCCGCTCGGGCCAGGTTGGCGGGATCATGACGCTGTTCATTCGCACCGAACGCGACCGGGTCCGGGTCGCGGTCGCCGACCAGGGGGAGAAGAGCGGTGCGCGCGACAGCGCGTCCGACGAGCCGCGCTCGGAGAACGGCGACTACGGCCGGGGCAAGCTCATTATCGAGAGTTGCTCATCGCGCTGCGGCGAGTACTGGACGGACCACACGCACGTCGCGTGGTTCGAGATCGACATCGTGCAGGAGTGA
- a CDS encoding GNAT family N-acetyltransferase, with protein MLRTSSVRMLGERDRESVYALLDADPVGNVFVSSRLRASGLHSGRLGAEVWGYVERGSLTALCYSGANLVPVNAGPVAIRHFSEQARSQGRRCSSIVGPVDAVSDLWSRLGPLWGPARAIRERQPVLEISEQPHTAPDPLVRRVRMSEFGLVLPACVAMFTEEVGVPPDAGDGGSLYRARVEELVRTGRSFARIEGGRVVFKAEIGAVTPYACQIQGVWVHPDLRGRGHSEAGMAAVVRYALAEIAPCVTLYVNDYNTPARAAYRRVGFREVGAVRSVLF; from the coding sequence GTGCTGCGGACCTCGTCGGTGCGGATGCTCGGCGAGCGCGACCGGGAGTCCGTCTACGCCCTACTTGACGCCGATCCTGTGGGCAATGTGTTCGTGAGTTCCCGACTGCGCGCCTCAGGTCTGCACAGCGGCCGGCTAGGCGCCGAAGTGTGGGGCTATGTCGAACGCGGCTCCCTCACCGCATTGTGCTACTCGGGCGCCAACCTGGTGCCGGTGAACGCTGGTCCGGTCGCTATCCGGCATTTCTCCGAGCAGGCGCGCAGCCAGGGACGCCGCTGCTCCTCGATCGTCGGTCCGGTCGACGCCGTAAGTGACCTCTGGTCGCGCCTGGGCCCTTTATGGGGACCGGCTCGCGCCATCCGGGAGCGCCAGCCGGTTCTGGAGATCTCCGAGCAGCCCCACACCGCCCCCGACCCGTTGGTGCGACGGGTCCGGATGAGCGAGTTCGGGCTCGTCCTGCCGGCCTGTGTCGCGATGTTCACCGAGGAGGTGGGCGTGCCGCCCGACGCCGGCGATGGCGGCTCGCTGTACCGCGCACGGGTCGAGGAGCTCGTGCGCACCGGCCGGTCGTTCGCGCGGATCGAGGGCGGCCGGGTCGTATTCAAGGCCGAGATCGGAGCCGTCACTCCCTACGCGTGCCAGATCCAGGGAGTGTGGGTGCATCCGGACCTGCGCGGCCGAGGGCATTCGGAGGCGGGGATGGCGGCCGTGGTGCGGTACGCGCTGGCCGAGATCGCTCCATGTGTCACGCTGTACGTCAACGATTACAACACTCCCGCTCGGGCCGCCTACCGCCGCGTGGGTTTCCGTGAGGTGGGCGCGGTCAGATCGGTGTTGTTCTAG